A segment of the Toxotes jaculatrix isolate fToxJac2 chromosome 2, fToxJac2.pri, whole genome shotgun sequence genome:
TGCTGGAACGACAGACGCCACACCTGCACCGACATGGGGACAAAACAAGCACACCCTCGAGTCTGAGctgcaacagagacacagatagagacacagacatacacagacacacgtgtTTTTATTAATGGCGTCTGACTCCTTCTTCCACAAACATTAAATCTGCTCAGTGCTTTTATCACTTAACGGCTTTAATTTCTTCATCACAGCTGACTTTGTAAAAGAGGTGCTGGGTTACTGAATCCCCAAACGTGTAACCTCAGGAAGGGTGTGAATCAATTTTTGACGGCTGATTTACTCAACTCTCCACAGGTTGTCCGCTAAGAACAGCATGAACACTGTCAAATGAAGCACACTCTCTGACATGCCACTCATTTATTGCTGGTTATTAGTTTCTCCTTCAGTGTGGCTGCTATACAAAGAgaatatgaataataaataataaaacctgAAGTGGCTAATATTACATGTAGGTATATctaatatatattatatcatAGAAGTTCTTAGACTGTCCCTGGGTTGAGCCATATTGTAGACTCCTCCTGTGGTCTCTTGTAGAATCCTTCAATGCAGGAATCTTAACTGTAATCATATACAAAGAAAATCTTTAGGATCTGCTGCAAAGTATGTACAGTATTACCTGATGCTTCATACTATCAATTAACAAATACACATTAGGACGGAGCTGAAATGTTAATGCTCAAGGAGGATTCTAGTTGAATCTTAGCTTTATCATCTGTCTTTCTTATTAATTCACCTGATCAGGGCACAAGATGAAGAGTAACAATCCACAAAATGAAGCGTGTTTGGTGACTGAACTGTATCTTGTATTTATCCACTGTACAATAACACAATGCCATGTACGGTCCtctatatttattttgattttattatctctattttctatttttaaccaagaatttattgtttattgttcatttttagCTAAGagtttattgtttcttttttcttttatttttatttacatatcttTTGATAGACCTGTTTGCAGGAAGTAGTTGTTGTTTGCAAACTGCCCTGTGTGCTGCTTCTTTACTTTGTAAGCTGCTGGAAATTCAATTTCCAGGGGAGTCATCCTAAAGAGATCAATAAAGTCAAGTCTAAGTCTCTTTTCATCTATATCCTTAATATTTCAATGATATCATTGTGATGATTATGACATCTTTTGACTTCCAGAGGAGCTATTTTGCCCTCAATGCTGTCTTGAAGGACAGCAAAGTCCTCCTCACTCATGGTGCTGAAAGTTCCTTCAGTTACTGTAGACTTTTATCCAGTCACACCTGACACACTTGCACTTCCATGTCTGTTTTGGTGCCATTTCAATAAACTGAGCATGTTTCCATGCCTATGCAGCAGTTTTAATATAAGCcagcaaaagaaataaaagatgatTTTGTGTGATAGAAAAATATATTCTGCACACCAGACCGCCCAGAACGGAATGCATCAGCAGAAAAGTGACTCAGCatatattttgtaatttgcCTAAACAAATTCCAGATTTGATTTCTCCCTTATTCATTCCTAATCCTATGCTGCCATCTACTGACGAAAAGCGTGAATCCAGTACAGGACGACGTGGAGCCTCCCTTCAAGGCCAGTCAACACAAGTAAGCTAGTAGCAATGCAAGCTTCTTCCGTTTGCTAACAAACTACAATGAAACTGCCATCATCATTAAAACTCATGTAACTGACCGACAAATAGAGCGTCCATTTTGGGCACACAGTTGTGGCCATTAAATGTTATTACGGGCGGTATTTTAGAAAAACTGCCTAATTGGACTGCGcacacactgcaacactgcACTGCGGTCAAACCAGCCGCTCCAACATTTCAAGTGGTCCGTCAGCGCTAGGATGCTACAGCGTGATCCAACttccggttttcaaaataaaatgtgatagGTGATATATGTTAGGCAGTGACAcagtgagaaagaaatgaagatgtGACATTGTTTGTAGGTTTGTAGGACCTGTCCTGACCCTGACTATGCTCATGAAGcacaaggggaaaaaacacatcacatacaTCTCCCTCTCCAGTCCAGTCTCCATGACTTAAAGTGAATTTAACGCGTTAATTAGTGAGGATTTAACTCATCTGAAACTTTGGGGATATTTTTATGAGTGAACGAGAATACTGAActttttttgctgtaattcGGCGATGTAGATTTTCTTTCCCCTGCACACTGGTACCATACTTTGTCGGTTGATCGGTGAGGTCCTAACGCATATCCAGCTCTCTGGCGGATGGGAGTGGCTCCAAATGTGCCTGTGAATAGGTGAGGATGCCGCTGTGGTGAGGTAGGTGAATAAACGTCTCCCGTCACTGGAGTAAACGTGTCcgaggaagaaaaaacattagaaGACTGTAGAGAAAAACTAAGAAATACAGTGGGATTAGTCTATTTCCTGGTCAGCTGGGATGAATTTTTACTTCATGCTATGTTAGCTgagttagctagttagctaaaGCTAACTGTGGACTGGCAGGTTCAACTACCTAATCTTACCTGCATAGTTATTGTAACATGACATATGCAACTGATAATAACGGATAGATATTACTGGGCATTATACAACAATTTGGCTAAAGTTAAAACTTTCTGACGCCATTTTCTTAGTTACTTTAATGTTAGCTCAGATTTCCAGTTCTAGGCTTGAAGGTTTAGAGAATTGAGGTGTGTAACTGTTATTTGCTATTTAAGttaatctgtctttatttgttttttttttaaaatgaattattagtctgtaacatgtcagaaaaaagataaatagaGCCATCACAAATTCCTGGAGCCCAACTCAAAGTTGTTGAACGACCAACAGATATTTCTAATGATCAAAATCTATTGGTTAATAAaaatcagaggaaaacagcaaattcttgtctcttttttaattttgtttagaATCAACTACTTAAATTATCTAAATCTATAATCAATATTGCCAACAATTAGTTTTCAATGAAACATATTCTCGAATCAGCAACACATTGCAGCATAAatcagtttgaattttttttattgatctgTATTTGAACTGAGGGTCTGTggatgcttcactgttggggcTCTAATTTAAGGTGGAACTGTGGGTTtacatgcttttctttttgaggTTTTTGATTTGAAAAAGCTGTACAACTCTTTTATTTGCAATACTATGCAGCCGTAAGTGAGAAAGAAATGACACTAAAGCTTGATGAGtttaaacaagaacaaaaacatttacatttgctCATTGAAAACACAGTTCAACTGCTAATTAACAAATATACTTAAAAACTGTAAGGGAGAtgagtaaataataataagaatgatGACATTAATTCATTAGAGCCAGTGCTGCAAGGACATTAAAATTTAgagcattttattattattattttttttttgtaaatagcAGAAGTAGTCgtggagaaagaagaggaggaggaggaggatcagcGGGGGTTATTGTAAAATAGAAGTTAGAAGTAAGTATGTTCAAACATTGCTTATTTGTAGTTCACACAGTTAACACCCTGTATATATGTTACATCATAAACAGATTTTCCTGATTGTACTAAGTAGTCTATGGATTGTGTTTAATtccacagtaaaataataagACTCTTTTAAATTCTTGATCTGACACTGGGCAAAATAATAACTACAATTGAATTACCTGTATACAAGGCAGCAGTTCTTCATTTGCTTCTGTAGTCATACTGGGTAGTTCCCAGCTTTGTAGCTGGATAATTAATGGTTTTCCAGTGATACTGTACTTGTATTGACTTTCTGTACATGGACAAAGTCGCTGTCTTTGCAGAGGCTTGTATCAAGATCAAGTTATGTTGTACATACCACATCATCTGTGTGTGGTTTGACATGTTAGAGTGGAGGTCTCACATAGTGGCCCCAAAATACCCTGTGGGCTCCATCTTGTTTGCAATATGTAAATCACAATAAGCTGCAATCCTTTCACATTCGAAAACCTTGTTCATATGTGAAAGGATTGCAGCTTATTTTCATGTGAAACAGGAATTGGCTTTCTTGTTATATATTCATGTCACATTCATTTGGGACAAATGGCAGATTCATTTGAGGTTAGTGTATATTCCACAGGgatgaaaagaataaataaagggCTCACACTTCTGAGGATGAGAATTCTGCACCACATTAGCCTCCTCACATGCTGCATATTACCACTACTTCCTCTGCCAagctttaatatttaaaaatattaccAGTATAACTTTGCAAAATTgaataaaaagcaaatgaatgatTAGCTAGAACAGTGAATTGATTGATACAGTCAGTACATAATATCTGTAGTAATACTTTATTTGgtatgaaatgagaaaatgtccTTATTTTTGGAACATCTGGACAGTCAGATGTAGTTATGACCTAATGTAAAACTCAGGGACATTCAGCTGAGCTCATACTCTTCATTGCAAACAAAGGGGGATAAAGAAAACTAAGTGAATACAGTAGAACACTGTGTGGTGTCTTAATTTGTAAATCTggtttatttattctgtgtgtgtaggagagagaCGAGAATGCCtcacagattaatcagtaatcttttttatttttctctccatgGCTTTAAATGGTAGAAATATTTTACTATAAGGTCTAAATGAAATGTGTATATTAATGTGGGTACATGTACAGATGAAAACCATTTCTGCTCTCCACAGGTGAGTAACTCGCTGTAGTTTCCATGCCGCCACCATGAGTTGGAGTTTCCTGACTAGCCTGCTGGAAGAAATCCACAACCACTCCACGTTTGTGGGCAAAGTCTGGCTCACCGTCCTCATCGTTTTCCGCATTGTGCTGACAGTGGTAGGAGGAGAGTCCATCTACCAAGATGAGCAGAGCAATTTTGTCTGCAACACAGCTCAGCCAGGTTGTGAGAATGTCTGCTACAACGCCTTTGCTCCACTGTCACACGTCCGCTTCTGGGTCTTCCAAATCATTCTGGTGGCCACACCTTCTCTCATGTACCTGGGCTACGCTGTCAACAAGATTGCTCGGACAGTGGAGCGGGCAGACGGTGGGGGAGCGAGCGAATTTTCACAGAGGAAATCCAAGAAGCGCTGTCTTGCAGCCAGAAAGCAGCACAGGGGCATTGAAGAGGCTGAGGATGACCATGAGGAAGATCCAGTGATCTATGGAAAGGGTGAGGTGGAGCGCGATGGAGGTGGAGCAGCAAAAGGGGCAAGTGGTGATGGACAAGTCAAAGTCAACGCGCGGCATGATGGGCGCCAGCGGATCAAAGAAGATGGACTGATGCGCATTTATGTGCTTCAGCTCTTGGCTCGCTCCTCGCTGGAGGTGGCTTTCTTGTGTGGACAGTATGTCCTTTATGGACTTGCAGTGCCTCCCACTTACGTGTGCAAAGTCCTGCCCTGCCCTAACAGCGTGGACTGCTTTGTGTCACGACCCACTGAGAAAACAATCTTTCTCCACATCATGTACGCAGTCTCCCTGCTCTGTCTGGCACTCAGTATATGGGAGATGCTTGACTTGGGCATAGGTACCATCTGTGACATCGTACATTCCCGCCGGGTGCAGCTCCCTGACGAAGACTTGTACGAACTGACACCATCAGGCTCACCTGCGTACAACATTGCCATCAAGCCTCCTCTGGTGTCTACAGGTAACCATAACAAACCACTGCCCGTTACTGATCTCGCTAATGCTAAGGTGGCACGCTGGCAGAACCGTGTGAACATTGCACAAAAGCAGCGTCAGCAGGACACCAATAATCATGACAGCTTGGGCAGAGTGAGGATGGGAGACGCCCCCAAAGTTGTTCAGAGGGACGTCCATCAGCCTCAGAAGATGCTGGAAATGCACAGTCAGGCCTACAGCCAGCTTCAGAGCCACAGTCATAACCACAGCAAGCCAACCCAAGAATACCGCAAATACCGGCAGGCCTTGAAGAtgcagacagaggcagcagctgcacCAGTAGTAGCAGCAAACAGGGAGTGAGAAAGGGCTCTGGGTGGATCTGAAGTACACACTGTGATATGGAGACCCATTATTTTGggtgtttattttatattatgtttTAGTTTCTTTTCTATTAATGTGTGTATATCCCCAGaatacttttgtttgttttttcagaagCAGAAGAAGGGGATTCCAGTCCAAGGGAAAGTGCAAGTTCTCTTTGGTGCTTtaatgattttgaaatgtgtcaGTGGATATTTGGTAAAGTTTAATGACCTGATTGTTGTCAGTGTCTTGTCCATTAATTTGTGTttctggcatgtttttttttttctagtccTGGTATGAAGAATTTCTTGTGATTGgtacatattttcattttcagattggAATGCCATTAAGGCTTGTCCTTGGCATTGTGCCAGTGTCTTTtgttgaaaaacatttttatgaataaaaaattcacgagtttgttttttgttttctgctgtgtccTGAATTCTATTGCACAACATCATATTAATGTAGGTTTGCATCATGGTATGGGTGTAACATTGCATGTTTAACTAATAATGAATACATTTAGTCCATGTAAACATATGGATCACAGTAATTAATTTAgtcagtggttagcactgtcgcctcacagcaagagggttctaGATTCGAACCCCGgcctgggctcttctgtgtggagttttcaTGTTCTCCCTGGGCCTGCATGGGTTCTCTCtgggtactctggcttcctcccacaatcccaaaaacacgcatgggttaggttaactggctactctaagttgcccgtaggtgtgagtgtgtgcgtgtttggttgtctgtctttgtgtgtcagccctgcgattgactggcgaccagtccagggtgtactcATTCGCCCATAGtgagctgggataggctccagctctcCCGCAActctgacggattaagcggtagaaaatgaatgaatgaatgtcatgAACTAATTAAAACtggaattaaataaatgttgttaaatgtggaattaattaattaaaataccaTTTCGTTTTATGTTGAAAACATATAATTATTTcacaattaaaataattatttcatgGTCCTGTGTttcatgaatttattttatctgtcaAACTCGCCCATCAAAGTTGGATGGGTGGATCCTAACACCTGATTGGTTGCCCTGCCCGTCAAGGCAAATCGATTCCAGATAATGGATCGATGCAGAGCTAGTGAACACATTCCGATACACTGGGTGGCGCTATTCATCTCTACGTTGGTTTGGATACTTTATTtagtaaaactttatttagcaactgctaaaaaaaaaaaaaaaaacaaacaagcgtGAGACTCGGTGCTGCTAGCGCCAGTGTTGATACAACGTGTGAGGTGCaggacaaaatgtcaaaaacttGCTGGAGCTTCTGAGAGAAGCAGCGCGTTTGACTGAGGAAGCTCTGAGCAGAACTCCTCCGGCTCCGGCGGCTCAGTCACAGCAGATACCTGCCGCTCCATTACGTACACCTGTCCAAGGTAAGCTCAATAAGTTAATGTTAGATAACAGTTTGGAGCTGGAGCGAAAACGTATCTATATGCGGTAGGCTGATTATGTCATACGTATTTTCATATGCTCATGTCTGACTCAAACTTAATTGATTTTCAGAGTGTGAATAATAGTTATCACAGGCTTATTGGCTCAGTTTTAGGTCAGTCAATATGAGTTATGTGCTGTCTTTAgattaaaaataacattaaaattgtgttaaaagtgttaaaaaaaaaaaaaagtaaaaaatatatttttctttagttcatgaAAATtgtgtcagagtgagtgttcgGTTGCTTTCTTGGGTTTTGAAAgcggcgacagagtgagcgctctttttGTCAATATAGTAACTGGGatctttgccgctccgctcAGACACGTTATCTGAGTGAACGAGTAAAGACGGTAACGGAGAGTCGCGTTGTTAAAGTCGgtgaatgtgtttccacacgCTACTCTGTGAgtattgtatgtgtgtacttTTAAGTGCTGTGTTTagcgtgttgtgtttttagcatTTTCTGTTAGCGGCTAACTTGCGTGTTGTTTGGTTTAGCTTGCTTGCTAGCTCCATGTTACTTTGCACAATGTGTGCTGTTGTTTAGGTTTTTGTGCGGATagtgattgtgttgttttttctgtcgtatgtcagttttacaaaataaatgacagtgtgtgtctgtgaccgAGTGAAGCATGAAAAGTTGCCTCGCATTCGTCATGTGATGTTATCTGGCTGTCTGGCCTCGCAAGGGTTCGCTTGGTGAGGGCAGCACAGTGATCATCAGCGCCACAGGGAGCTTTAATATTGGGAGCTCTCTCAGTTGGTACCTTCAGAAACCTGGACAGGCTCCCAAACTTCTAACATACAAAGCATCAAATCAGTTCTCAGGAACTCCGTCTGGATTCAGTGGCCGTAGATCTGGTTCTCGATACACTTCAACTATTAGTGGTGTTCAGGCTGAAGATGTTGGAGGTTATTACTGTCCAGGCTTCCATGGTGGTGGAGAGTTCACACAGAgatttaaaatcacacacaaacctccTTCAGTttggctgaaatgaaaacagcctgCTGCAGGTGCTGAGGTCTGGTGAACTGGCACATTTCCACAAACAGTTTCAGACTTCTATTCCTGTCATTTAATCCCATCTGTTTTTGTGGaggctgaaaacatttcattctttttgAACTGAAGCTGatttctgcaaatatttagAAACAAAACAGGCTGAGATAACAACAGTCCAAGCAGAAGCAACAATTTCCAATTTATTGCAAAATATTTTAGAATGATTTCATGTTACAGATAGCATATtctaataaaatgtaaaaaagtaaTACATGTGAAGCCATCTCCTGTACCTTTGGTATATTCTCAGGTGGGATACTTGGATTATaaagaacatatttttttatggtgcatattttagaaaagaaatacaaagacaCCGCAGCTTGGACTGTTGTTATCTCAGccttttttgtttctaaatatttgcagaaatCAGCTTCAATTcaaaaagaatgaaatgttttcagcctCCACAAAAACAGATGGGATTAAATGACAGGAATAGAAGTCTGAAACTGTttgcaaaaatatcacatcccgattttttaatggtaaaatcacgattttatcacagttcatttttacagtaaagttaatttagaaccaaacgattttctttgtaaaaacttagttataaaggcaaaaaaagtcacctctttccaccgtttgctacttctctcatatgtcctgcttttatcaaaggcttgtgttatagttggttgtttctgtgtaatgtctttagccgttaccactggctgatgtgtggtcggcctcgctgcttggctctcagctaattgttccggatgctgcctcttcaggtggttaaagaggttcgttgtgtttgcgctttgtcgtttggagaaaatccaaaccagttccatacgcagtgttggggagtaacggaatacatgtaacggcgttacgtattcagaattatgagtaactgtattccattacagttacagtttaaatagatagtattcagaatacagttacagtgTTGAAATCagtggattacgtgacgatacttctctgtttcacgagtttatatttattctctaaatgaacgaaggcaacccgatgcgtttcccagaagccccagctccacgaaaacaaacggaaataaacgagcagttcgcctgatcagtcggtcagaatggagtcgggcgaggagcagcaggagccaGAGCTTGAGCcacagccggcaaaacagagccagGACAGGAACGGCGTTACGTTACGTATTCtaaatacgtaacgccgttacatgaactccgttactccccaacactgtccataccactgaagtggagttctttttggggaccaactccaagctttcactttcgttgttGGCCagggctacccgctacaccttgactaaaacagcgaggcatATGACGCGCTGTACATGCTGAGGCCACTgtcaacagaggagaaagacagacaaagtcgACGAGGACCTACACACGGCAGCCTTGACCATGTACAGGGGTGTTCAACCTGTGGTTGGCGGACAAGGACGTGGCCACATGGAGGTCGGTGACGAGAATGGGAATACGGTGGAGATGAACACT
Coding sequences within it:
- the LOC121193610 gene encoding gap junction gamma-1 protein-like; translation: MSWSFLTSLLEEIHNHSTFVGKVWLTVLIVFRIVLTVVGGESIYQDEQSNFVCNTAQPGCENVCYNAFAPLSHVRFWVFQIILVATPSLMYLGYAVNKIARTVERADGGGASEFSQRKSKKRCLAARKQHRGIEEAEDDHEEDPVIYGKGEVERDGGGAAKGASGDGQVKVNARHDGRQRIKEDGLMRIYVLQLLARSSLEVAFLCGQYVLYGLAVPPTYVCKVLPCPNSVDCFVSRPTEKTIFLHIMYAVSLLCLALSIWEMLDLGIGTICDIVHSRRVQLPDEDLYELTPSGSPAYNIAIKPPLVSTGNHNKPLPVTDLANAKVARWQNRVNIAQKQRQQDTNNHDSLGRVRMGDAPKVVQRDVHQPQKMLEMHSQAYSQLQSHSHNHSKPTQEYRKYRQALKMQTEAAAAPVVAANRE